The sequence below is a genomic window from Aphanothece sacrum FPU1.
AATTCAATTACAATCTGACTTAAATGAGTTAGGTAAACAGATAAATCAAACTGTTACTAACCTAGAAGAATTAAACCGTCAAGTTAAAGCGTTAGGAGAGGATGAACAATTAACAGTTGCTTCTCAACTAGCGACTCACAAGGCACAATATAACCAACGAAAACAACGCTATCAAGAATTAGTTAGTCAAACTCAACAAACTCAAGCCGCGATCGCTCAAACTCAAGCCGCAATTGTCCAACATAATCAAACTTTAACAGATCTGACTCAAGAGATCAAAGAATTAGAAATAGATATTCTTCCTACTTTAATTCAACAACGCGATCGCAATCGTCATACTTTAGAGATGGTGAGACAACAAGCAAATGCGATCGCTGAAGCTTCAGATGCTTGGGTACAAGAACAAGCTAATCTAAGTCGTCAACTATCTAACTTACAAGAAAGTTTAACCCCGCAACGAACAGAACAAGCACAATTAAATGAAAGGAGTCAACAATTAACCAATACTATTATAGACGAGAATCAACAATTAGAAACATTAGAAGAAGAACTCAATAAACAACAAGAAGAACTGAAAAAATTACGAGAACAACTAATCACCTCAGAAGCTAATATTCAAACATTGGCTCAACAATTTGCTAGTAGAGAACAAGAACGAAGTATCTTAGAAGAAACTCAAACCCGTTTATTAAAAGAACAGCGAGAAAAACAAAGAGAATTAGATCGTCAAGAAGCTTCTCAACAAGCACAACAAGAAGCTCAAGGAACCTATGCTACTCAACTGATTTTAACATCAGATTTGCCGGGAGTGTGTGGGTTAGTCGCACAACTGGGACAAGTTAACCCCCGCTATCAATTAGCATTAGAAATAGCTGCCGGATCAAGATTAGGATATGTAGTAGTTGAAGATGATACTATTGCTGCCGCAGGAATTGAATTATTAAAACAAGCAAAAGCGGGACGGGCAACGTTTTTACCTATTAATAAAATATACTCACCTCAAGGACAAAATAATGCTAGTTTTAAACAAGCTAAAGGTTATATTGATCTAGCGGTTAATTTAGTGCTTTGTCAACCTGAATATCAGAAGATTTTTGCTTATGTTTTTGGTAATACTGTTATCTTTGAAACCTTAAATGAAGCCCGTAATTATCTAGGAAAACAACGTATAGTTACTTTAGATGGAGATTTATTAGAAACCAGTGGGGCCATGACAGGAGGTAGTAAACCTAAACGATCTTCACTACGTTTTGGGGCAGTTAATAGAGGGGAGTCTGAAGAAATTAGATCTCTGAAAAAACGATTAGGAGATTTAGATAATTTATTAGCTCGTAATGAAGAAAAACTAGCACAAAAAGTGCTTGATAGTCAAGGTTTGTCAAAAGAATTAACAGAAGCAAGACAAACAGAAAGAGAACAAAAATTATCTGAGCAACAATTAGAAAAAGATATTAAACGACTCAAAGAACAACGAGAAAAATTAGAATTACAATTAGCCCGTCATCGACAAGAATTAGAAATTGTCAATAGTCGTTTACAAATTTTAGGGGCGGAAATTCTAGTTTTAGAAGCGGAATTACAACAAAAACAGCGAAGATTAAATGAGTTAGAACAGTCTCAAACTCATAGTGAATGGCAACAAATTCAAGGGTTAATTAAAACCCAAGAAACTCATTTACAAGAAAGAGAAAAGGAACTTAAACAAGCTGAACAAAGACTCCAAGAAAGTCAAAGTCAAGCTCAATATTTAACCGAAAAAGTTAAGGAAGAAGAACAACGAATTGAAGCATATAAACAGCAAGAAGTCAACCTTGATAATGAACAAATAGACAATCAAAATAAACAGGTTTCTCTACAGGAAAAAATCCAAGAATTAGAGATAACTATTGAAAAGTTAAACCTCAAGTTAGGGGAAACTAAACAAGAACGCGATCGCACAGAAACCGCCCTACAATCATTACAAAGAAATCATCAACAAAAAACCTGGGCATTAGAGAAACTGCAAACAACACAACAAGAAAGAGAAGATAATTTAACCCATCTTCAAGAACAAATTACTGCCCAACAAACAGAATTACCTCATCCCTTACCTGAAGTGCCTTTGCTGTCAGAAATTGACCCCAATACGACAGATTTGACCCCTTACATTGAACAATTACAAAAAGAAATAAAGAACGGACAAAAACGCTTAGAAGCGATGGAACCAGTTAATATGTTAGCCTTAGAAGAACATGAAAAAACTCAAGAAAGATTAACCGAATTATCAGATAAACTGACCACATTAGAAGGAGAAAGAACCGAATTATTATTAAGAATTGAAACTTTTACGACTTTAAGATTCCGGTCATTTAAAGAAGCATTTGATGCGGTTAACGAGAACTTTCAAAGTATTTTTGCTACTTTATCTGATGGGGATGGATACTTACAATTAGATAATACAGAAAATCCCTTTGAAGGTGGATTAAATTTAGTTGCCCATCCTAAAGGAAAGCCCGTACAACGGTTAAGTTCCATGTCAGGGGGAGAAAAATCATTAACAGCTTTAAGCTTTATTTTTGCTCTACAAAGATATCGTCCCTCACCTTTTTATGCCTTCGATGAAGTCGATATGTTTTTAGATGGTGCTAATGTCGAAAAAATATCAAAAATGATTAGACAAGAAGCCCAACAAGCCCAATTTATTGTCGTTAGTTTGCGTCGTCCGATGATTGAAGCGTCTCAAAGAACGATAGGAGTAACTCAAGCGCGAGGGGCTTATACTCAAGTATTAGGAATTAAATTATAATCATTTATCTATTTTAAAAGAGAAGTAAAAATAGCTATTACTATTAATTCTTTAAAGTAATATAATCATGAACCAGTTAACAGCCAATTATGATGAATCCTGGAAAGAATCTTTAAGCGAGTATTTTGAAGACTTTTTAAGTTTCTTTTTTCCCTCAGTCTATGAGTTAATTGATTGGACACAAATTCCCCAATCTCTTGATAAGGAACTACAACAAATTACGGCTTCATCGGAGACTAAAAAACGTTTCGCTGATAAACTTTATCAAGTTTGGCTATTAGATGGGGAAGAAGTGTGGATTTTGATTCATATTGAGATACAAAGCCAATATGAAGTTGATTTCCCGAAACGGATGTATATTTATAACCCACATTCCGCACTTCAAAAAAGTAGTATTAAATACTACAGTCTTTTCTAATTTGTTCTAAGTATAATTGCTTAAAGAAGATGAGGCAAAAAGATGAGATAATTGTTTGAGTTATCCACCATAAAGAAAAACGAAAAAGTGTCTTATCTAGAAGAAATAGAAGTTAAAAATATAGACCATTTAGGCATAGTAGCCGGATTAATTGATGAAATAGGAATAGTCAAAATAATCAATAATAAATTAGGAATAGATGTCAGAGAAAAAATCTCAGCAGGCACGGTAGTTAAGTCCATTCTCATCAATGGACTAGGATTTGTCTCAAGACCCCTATATTTATTTAGCCAATTTTTTGAAGATAAAGCCGTCGAAAAATTATTAGGAGAAGGAATAGAACCTAATTATATAAATGATGATAAAATTGGGAGAGTCATGGATGAATTATATAAATATGGACTAAATAATCTCTTTATAGAAGTTATCTTAGAAGTTATAAATAAATTTGAAATAGAGATTAAATATTCCCATTTAGATGCCACATCATTCCATCTAGATGGAGAATATAAAAGTGAAGAAAAATACGAGAAAGAGCAAGAAGAAAAGATTATAAAAGAAAGACCAATTTTTATTAAGAAAGGATACTCTCGTGACCATCGACCAGACTTAAAACAATGCGTTTTAGACTTAATAACAACCCAAGATGGAGACTTACCCTTATTTGTCAGA
It includes:
- the smc gene encoding chromosome segregation protein SMC, producing MVHIKRIGLSHFKSFGGTTAIPFLPGFTVVSGPNGSGKSNILDALLFCLGLATSKGMRAERLPDLVNHNHSNNRKTQEAIVSVTFDISDLSELGDVNFNSSANTNNNTKENKPSDELEDLENIETPEVINNNEWTVTRRLRVTPGGSYSSNYYINNEPCNVSELHEQLNRLRIYPEGYNVVLQGDVTRIITMNSKERRQIIDELAGVAEFDRKIEKTKETLEEVRDREDRCRIIETELKRSLERLSADRIKAEKYQKLKAEVQTKQQWEIVLIWQSLQQQVRIVKGQITTGQQEEIQLQSDLNELGKQINQTVTNLEELNRQVKALGEDEQLTVASQLATHKAQYNQRKQRYQELVSQTQQTQAAIAQTQAAIVQHNQTLTDLTQEIKELEIDILPTLIQQRDRNRHTLEMVRQQANAIAEASDAWVQEQANLSRQLSNLQESLTPQRTEQAQLNERSQQLTNTIIDENQQLETLEEELNKQQEELKKLREQLITSEANIQTLAQQFASREQERSILEETQTRLLKEQREKQRELDRQEASQQAQQEAQGTYATQLILTSDLPGVCGLVAQLGQVNPRYQLALEIAAGSRLGYVVVEDDTIAAAGIELLKQAKAGRATFLPINKIYSPQGQNNASFKQAKGYIDLAVNLVLCQPEYQKIFAYVFGNTVIFETLNEARNYLGKQRIVTLDGDLLETSGAMTGGSKPKRSSLRFGAVNRGESEEIRSLKKRLGDLDNLLARNEEKLAQKVLDSQGLSKELTEARQTEREQKLSEQQLEKDIKRLKEQREKLELQLARHRQELEIVNSRLQILGAEILVLEAELQQKQRRLNELEQSQTHSEWQQIQGLIKTQETHLQEREKELKQAEQRLQESQSQAQYLTEKVKEEEQRIEAYKQQEVNLDNEQIDNQNKQVSLQEKIQELEITIEKLNLKLGETKQERDRTETALQSLQRNHQQKTWALEKLQTTQQEREDNLTHLQEQITAQQTELPHPLPEVPLLSEIDPNTTDLTPYIEQLQKEIKNGQKRLEAMEPVNMLALEEHEKTQERLTELSDKLTTLEGERTELLLRIETFTTLRFRSFKEAFDAVNENFQSIFATLSDGDGYLQLDNTENPFEGGLNLVAHPKGKPVQRLSSMSGGEKSLTALSFIFALQRYRPSPFYAFDEVDMFLDGANVEKISKMIRQEAQQAQFIVVSLRRPMIEASQRTIGVTQARGAYTQVLGIKL